The following coding sequences are from one Neurospora crassa OR74A linkage group I, whole genome shotgun sequence window:
- a CDS encoding T-complex protein 1 has translation MATAPAATQTASNATFRDKEKPIAVRSSNIVAARAVADAVRTSLGPRGMDKMIMTGKGETIITNDGSTMLKSMSVMHPTAKMLVQLSHAQDVEAGDGTTSVVVLCGSLLGAADRLLGKGIHPSVISEAFQRAAAAAVDVLHDMSQPISLTDTASLLQAANTSLSSKIVSQYSNLLGPMAVNAVTKTIDLKTAENVDLKNIRIIKKVGGTIEDSELVDGLVLTQPVIKSAGGPVRMEKARIGLIQFQLSPPKPDMENTISVNDYRQMDKIVKEERTYLLNMVKKIKKAKCNVLFIQKSILRDAVNDLSLHFLQRLGILAVKDIERDEVEFICKSTGCKPIADIDSFTEDKLGSADLVEEVNSSGSRMVKVTGTKSAGKTVSVVVRGANSLILDEAERSLHDALCVIRCLVKKKALIAGGGAAEIEIASQLAKQSRALSGTEAICWKAFADAMEVIPTTLAENAGLNSIKVVTDLRHRHENGEKNAGVSIKSGGVNPNIAKENVLQPLLVSTSAIELAAETVKMILRIDDIALSR, from the exons ATGGCGACCGCACCGGCAGCTACCCAGACGGCGAGCAATGCGACTTTCAGG GACAAGGAGAAGCCCATCGCCGTTCGCTCATCCAACATTGTCGCCGCCAGAG CCGTCGCCGATGCCGTCAGAACGTCGCTGGGACCGCGGGGTATGGACAAGATGATCATGACTGGAAAGGGGgagaccatcatcaccaacgacgGCAGCACAATGTTGAAGAGCATGTCGGTCATGCACCCCACAGCCAAGATGCTCGTCCAGCTGTCGCACGCCCAAGATGTCGAGGCCGGTGATGGCACAACCTCGGTCGTCGTCCTTTGCGGTAGCTTGCTCGGTGCCGCCGACAGGCTACTAGGCAAGGGCATCCACCCCTCAGTCATCTCCGAAGCTTTCCAAagagccgccgccgctgccgtaGACGTCCTCCACGACATGTCGCAACCCATCTCCCTCACAGATACCGCCTCGCTCCTCCAGGCCGCCAACACTTCGCTCTCCTCCAAGATCGTGTCACAATACTCCAACCTCCTCGGCCCCATGGCCGTCAACGCAGTCACCAAGACGATAGATCTCAAGACCGCCGAGAATGTCGACCTCAAGAACATCCGCATAATCAAGAAGGTCGGCGGTACGATCGAGGACAGCGAGCTGGTTGATGGTCTCGTCCTTACACAGCCCGTCATCAAGAGCGCTGGTGGTCCCGTCAGGATGGAGAAGGCCAGGATCGGTCTTATTCAGTTCCAGCTCAGCCCTCCCAAGCCTGAT ATGGAAAACACCATCTCCGTAAACGACTACCGCCAGATGGACAAGATCGTCAAGGAAGAGCGCACCTACCTCCTCAACATGgtcaagaagatcaagaaagCCAAGTGCAacgtcctcttcatccagAAATCCATCCTCCGCGACGCCGTCAACGACCTGTCCCTGCACTTCCTGCAGCGCCTCGGCATCCTCGCCGTCAAGGACATCGAGCGCGACGAAGTTGAGTTCATTTGCAAATCGACCGGCTGCAAGCCCATCGCCGACATCGACTCCTTCACCGAGGACAAGCTCGGCAGCGCCGACCTGGTCGAGGAAGTCAACTCCTCCGGTTCCCGCATGGTCAAGGTGACGGGCACCAAGTCCGCTGGCAAGACCGTGTCCGTCGTCGTCCGCGGCGCCAACAGCCTCATCCTCGACGAGGCCGAGCGCTCCCTGCACGACGCCCTCTGCGTCATCCGCTGCCtggtcaagaagaaggcgctcATTGCCGGTGGCGGTGCCGCCGAGATCGAGATCGCGTCGCAGTTGGCCAAGCAGTCGCGCGCCCTGAGCGGCACCGAGGCCATCTGCTGGAAGGCGTTCGCGGACGCCATGGAGGTGATCCCGACGACGCTGGCGGAGAACGCTGGCCTGAACAGCATCAAGGTGGTGACGGACCTGCGCCACAGGCACGAGAACGGCGAGAAGAACGCCGGTGTCAGCATCAAGAGCGGTGGTGTCAACCCGAATATCGCCAAGGAGAATGTTCTGCAGCCATTGTTGGTCAGCACAAGCGCGATCGAGCTGGCGGCGGAGACGGTGAAGATGATTCTCAGAATTGACGATATTGCTCTTAGCAGGTAG